DNA sequence from the Salvelinus sp. IW2-2015 linkage group LG37, ASM291031v2, whole genome shotgun sequence genome:
CCTATGAAGTTCTTGatgaatatgtgtatgtgaccaatcaaatgtgatttgaatTCTTCAACTATGAAGTCAGAGTTGTAGCCATTAAACGTGCCAAAGAGCTGAAGCACCTGAAGAACCTTAGAGAAAAAGATTTGATGAGCGAATTTGAGCCATTCTAAAGAAAGATGATCTATCTCAAGAAGAAGACTCTATTTAAATCTTTACGATTAGAACAGCTGTACACAGRTTTGGCAAAGGGTGCCTTTGTCAGACCAAGAGCTAAAtggattgaagagggggaaagaaacaccAGTTATTTAAATGATCAACATTTATCAATTCCTTTTATGAATACCTTTWMMAMYYMMMAWTTYMRGRARRWKGKTKKKRAARSYWMSKTTKSCMMMWTYMRRAWTWWKKYCCWKKWWTTKWARWWKRWTTYCMMYYMRKTTTKSSRWTYMMCYKKKKYMAWYSRARRAAWTSGRRRRGSYYYKRAWTYMAWKRAAAAAAGGTAAATCACCTGGCACTGATGGCCTGTCAGTTGAATTCTACAGGCAGTTTTGGAAGTTACTAGAAAACCCTATTTTTAATATGTTTCAAAATTGCATTGAAAATGGTGaaatggtctccactatgaaacaggACCTTATTTCACTGATTCCAAAGCCTGGTAAAgacacttctctcattgacaatttgagaccaattactttattaaatattgattacaaattgattgctctggtttatgcCAAATGATTAAAGAAAGCAATAGATCCCATTTTTAtaaatgagactcaaacaggatttatgaagGGCCGTCACATAAATTCCAACATTCATTTAGCCCTGAACCTTTTAGattattcagatgcaattgactcaaatgctgTTTTATTTTTGGACTTTTGTAAAGCTGttgaacatgaatttctctttCCGTCTCTGAAACGTATTGGTTTTGGTGAACATTTTTATCAAAGTCATTCACATgttttacaaatatataaatagttctgtgatttaaaaaaaagatacagTATCAACACAAGTGTAcgacagggatgcccaatttcaccctttttattcattttggtaGTGGAACTTCTATCTCTAGATATTTTGAATAATGCAAACCTGCATGGCTTAACCATTTTTAACAGAGAAATCCAAATTTCCCAACTGGCTGACAATACTACTCTTAATGCTATCACGGCATTCTCTGTTGCATCTGGATTAAAActgaatgtttctaaatgtgaaatattatgtttatataactctgatgataaagaaatataaaatattgcTGTAAAAGGACTATGTTAAATATTTTGGAATACATTTatccaaaaaaacattttgtcaaTCAATGTATGAATTTCTCtcctaaaaaaaataatattatgtatatttaaaataatatatttaataattgtcTACAAAGGgaacaaatgttattggtcacatacacatggttagcagatgttaatgcgagtgtagcgaaatgcttgtgcttctagttccgacagtgcagtaatatctaacaactaatctaacaatttcacaacactaYcttatacacacaagtgtaaaggaatgaataagaatatgtacatataaatatatggatgaacgatGGCCGTGCGGAATAGGCaatatgccgcacggccatcgttcatccatatatttatatgtacatattgcagtagatggtatagagtacagtatatacatatgagatgagtaatgtagggtatgtaatcaTTATATAAagcggcattgtttaaagtgactaatgatacatttattacatccaatgattaattattaaagtggctagagatttgagtcagtatgttggcagcagccactcaatgttagtgatggctgttttaacagtctgatggccttgagatagaagctgttttcagtctctcggtcccagctttgatgcgcctgtactgacctcgccttctggatgatagcgaggtgaacaggcagtggctcgagtggttgttgtccttgatgatctttttggccttcctgtgacatcgggtgctgtaggtgtcctggagggcaggtagtttgcccccggtgatgcgttgtgcagactgcactaccctctggggagccttgcggttgagggcagtgcagttgccgtaccaggctttgatacagcccgacaggacgctCTCGATTGTGAATCTGTAATAGTTTGGGAGTGTTTTCAGTGACCTTtcgttgcgccttcttcacaacgttgtctgtgtgggtggaccatttcagttagaTCACGGACAATCTATACTTGGAAGAGTgcttctgtccaaggcagagggGCTGTCTCGCTTTGTGTAcccaaatcacatttatttatatagcccttcttacatcagctgatatctcaaagtgctgtacagaaacccagcctaaaaccccaaacRgcaagcaatgcaggtgtagaagcacggtggctaggaaaaactccctagaaaggccaaaatctaggaagaaacctagagaggaaccaggctatgaggggtggccagtcctcttctggctgtgctgggtggagattataacagaacatggccagatgttcaaatgtcataaatgaccagcatggtcaaataataataatcacagtagttgtcgagggtgcaacaagtcagcacctcaggagtaaatgtcagttggcttttcataggcgATCATTAAGAGatactctaccgctcctgctgtctctagagagttgaaaacagcaggtctggacaggtagcacgtccggtgaacaggtcagggttccatagccgcaggcagaaacgttgaaactggagcagcagcacggccaggtggcctggggacagcaaggagtcatcatgccaggtagtcctgaggcatggtcctagggctcaggtcctccgagagagagagaattagaagagcatacttaaattccacacagacaccggataagacaggagaagtactccagatataacagactgacccatgCCCCCCgaaacataaactactgcagcataaatactggaggctgacacaggaggggtcaggagacactgtggccccatccgatgatgccccggacagggtcaaacaggcaggatttaaccccacccactttgccaaagcacagcccccacaccactagagggatatcttcaaccaccaacttaccatcctgagacaaggccgagtatagcccacaaacatctccgccacggcacaacccaaggggggcgcaacccagacaggaagatcatgtcagtgactcaacccactcaagtgacgcacccctcctagggaccgcatggaagagcaccagtaagccagtgactcagcccctgtaatagggttagaggcagagaatcccagtggagagaggggaaccggccaggccaGAGaccagcaagggcggttcgttgctccagagcctttccgttcaccttcacactcctgggccagactacacttaatcatatgacctactgaagagatgggtcttcaataaagacttaaaggttgagaccgagtctgcgtctctcacatgggtaggcagaccattccataaaaatggagctctataggagaaagccctgcctccagctgtttgcttagaaattctacggacaattaggaggcctgcgtcttgtgaccgtagcgtacttgTATGTATGTAgccaggaccaaatcagaaagataggtaggagcaagcccatgtaatgctttgtaggttagcagtaaaaccttgaaatcaRcccttgccttaacaggaagccagtgtagggaggctagcactggagtaatatgatcaaWttttttggttctagtcaggattctagcagccgtatttagcactaactgaagtttatttagtgcaggtagccggaaagtagagcattgcagtcgtctaacctagaagtaacaaaagcatggatacatttttctgcatcattttaggacagaaagtttctgatttttgcaatgttacgtagatggaaaaaagctgtccttgaaacagtcttgatatgttcgtcaaaagagagatcagggtccagagtaacggttttatttgagacgactgtacaaccatcaagattgtcagattcaacagaagatctctttgtttcttgggacctagaacaagcatctctgttttgtccaagtttaaaagtagaaagtttgcagccatccacttccttatgtctgaaacacaggcccCTCATTATCTTTATTTGTAAATCCCTCGACCTGTAAAGAGATCAACAAGAMCTTTCTTGACTTCATCTGTAAAAATAGGTCTCACAAACTAAACAAGTAATTCCTCTCAAATAAAATTTCTGAAGGAGGTCTGGAAGTATTGcattttgttgacataaataacactttcaagatcaATTGGTTGAGAAGATGTGTTGACAATACAGAATCAATTTGGTATTTAATTCCAAACAATGTATTTAATAAATTGGGAGGTCTTCCGTTTTtattgaaatgtaattatattcctgaaagattacccgctaaattggctaggtttcaccaacaagctttaatgTCCTTTTTGGATTGTAtttagtattttcttgtttatacctgtgttttgtttcgttagacatgtttgatgtagggATGTAAATTGTTAattttgtataaataaacaacaacattggtgcagctggcttccggattaTGTGAGCGGGTGTCAAGCagcgcggcttggcgggtcatgtttcggaggacgcatgactcgaccttcgcctctcccgatcCCGTTGGGGAGCTGCGGTGATGAGACAAGATMGTAATCACGGAAAAGTgggttaaaaataataataatatattgtgaATGACTTTATCACTTACTGTATAATGAACCCATAGATCTCAAAAAGGCCCATTTTAACTTTAGAGTAGCTTTTAGGTATTCTCAAAGCATGATATTTAAGtagactttttttttcttttttacttttctgtattgtttttagcTTCACCATATTCTGTCCCCTAATTTCCAGAGTCCCTGTCAGTTGAACTGAGCATGCTCCTGCAGGAGGCAGTGGCGATGAGGTGGCCCTTTGTACCAGAGAAGTGGCAGTACAAGCAGTCAGTCACTTCCCAGGACAAAGTCAACTTGAAGGACTTCATTAGTCTGCATCTACCACAGCTACTGGTAATATGACCCTACATGGCTACCACTCATATTAAAGCAAAATCAAACAAAGCACTCCCTGATGAAGGCATGTGTTTTCTAAATGTGTCAATGGTAGACTAGGGTGACATGTGGGACGCAGGCTAAGATATATTTTTAGAACTGTGTTTAATTTATATATYaaaaaaatattattttgactaTGAATGTACTGATACAAgatgccataaaaaaaaaaacatagccatTTATCACAAAAAGACTGTCTTCGAAGTGTTTTAAACTTCATTTTGATGTGTCAGGCTCTGCTGAAGGCGTCCATCTTGGCCAGGGAACCCCAGTGGGCGGCAAGTGTGGTCTTCCTGATGGATCGGTTCCTGTATTGGACAGATGAGTCCAGCCGGCTGCTGAAGATCACCAAGCTCCTCCACAGACACTACCCAGGAACCCCCATCGCCCCCCAGCTGATCATACGACAGGCCAGGGTCTATCTCAATGACGGTGAGTGCGACTTCAGACTATATTTCTCACAGATTGGTTATTTGTTGTTTACTGAATATATTAGAGTCCAGCTCTTTATCATGTGGTGTCTCCATGCTGTGTTTTGGAATACTagttatctgtttttattttatttaccataCTATCAAGATAAAGCTCCTTAACCTTTAAGTATAATTCCCMaaagtatattttggtatttgtttattagtccattgttgacatagtcccaaaatattttgcttgtcagcaatcacgttttcaagatatgtaactttcaaaatacagagatGGCAAAACACAGCATCATATGATGCWAAATGCATCATACGGGgctgatttctgtattttgaaagttacatatcttgaaaacttgattgctgacaagcaaaacatgttGCGAGTATgccaacaatggactaatgaaacaaataccccAAAAATTGTTTTGGGGTGGAATTKTCCTTTAAGTATGATGCTTTGTATCATTTGTCATGCTTGTTGTCTCACCCACAGGTAAACTCCAGAAGGCAGAGTACATACTGAGCAGTCTCATCAACACTAGTGGAGCRACAGGTAGGCTTAGAAAATGCAACTCTCTTACCGTTTAATGTTCCCCATGAGGGTCTGTGTTAACATGCGTGTTTGAAATCTGCAGGTTGCTGGATATATCAGTCTGACAGTGATAGGACTCTTATCCAGGCGGTCAGTGTGCAAGTGCGTGGACAGGTTCTGCAGAAACTGGGTAAgggaagaaagagcgagaggggaTGTATAGCATTATGTCTACGCATCCTTTTTTCCCATCTCTGAATTGTATGTTTCGTCTCAGGACTGTGGCTGGAGGCTGCTGAGCTGATCTGGACCTCCCTGGTCGGCTATTACGCTCTTCCTCAACCCGATAAAAAGGTGGAGCCAAAACATTCGTGCACCCCAATGAATAACTGAATACTAAATCACACGACAAATCTGTGAACTGCTCATATTTTCCTCTAGTGGTGTTATAACTACTTTATGAAGGTTTAGTATGTGTTTAGTATGCGTTTCAACTTAGTATGCGTTTTGATTCGTAGGGCATTGGAACGTCCCTTGGGATTCTGGCCAACATATTGGTGTCTATGAGTGATGGAGACTTCCATGCATTTAAGACCAATCCGGGCATTGACTTGGTGAGCACTCCGTCTTAACCAATGAAATCACTCGTGTTCTAAAGATGCACATTGACGCCTGCGTAWGTTGTGTGATTTATGACGCTTTTCTAACGTCTCCGACCGCTACATGACCTCAGTGTATGCCTTTTATGTCTGGAGTAGTGTTTCCTTGAGAACGATGCCCACCGTCTCCTCTCAGCAGCGGAGGCAGCTAAAATGGCGGTGGTGTACAGCCAGTATGCCTCGCTGTACGTGTTAACCAATGTGGTgagtcctctctttctctattttgtgtttgtcttgggggggggggcggttgtGGTGGATAAGAGTGAAGTCTTCTAGAGAGGCTGGAGCTTACTGCTAGGTGAGCACTGTGGCACAACTGCCTATTAACATAATASTAGATAATATGCTAtgtcattctctttctttctccaggTCACCCAGGGCACCTGTCTGTTGTCCTACAGTTTCTCAGTAGAATGYCCCCCCCCGGACAAACACTCCTTCCTCCTCCAGGCCAAGGAAGCCTTTGAGATCGGCCTACTTACCAAAACAGGGRGGGACATGGTCACCAGCAAACAGGAGCTCCACACATTCCTCAAGGCAGCCTACTCTCTGACTGTCAGTCACAAGTGGCTGGGCACCCCTCAGAAGACAGTGGACCAGGCCAGATTGGTATGCCGGGAGGCTTTGGAGAAGTTCTATGCCTACTGCCATGCAGACAGCCAACAGAGAGATGCCCTTTGCACTGGAGTTATGAGTCTGATAACCCAAGTGAAGCTTCTATTGCGGGTCAATCCATTCTTGAACTCAGACAAGGGGTCGTTCATCCCAGATAGCTATAGAGACGTGGTGGAAGAGCGAGCAGTGCGGTTCACTCTGGATGGTTTCTCCCAGGTGATGGGGAGGTTCAGGCAGTACCACACCTCAGTGTGTGAGGCCTCTGAGGCAAGCTGTAGGAGGAAACATGAAGGCCACCAGGCTGGACTCTGTATAACAGCACTGGGGACCACGGCAACGGCCCCTAACACAGAGTGTGCCACTGAGAACCACAAGCCCCAAAAAGCCACACATAAAGAAGAGTTACACAGAGACAAAGCACCCAATGCCTCTTGTTTAGCTCCAAGGTTACCGCAGGAACAGGAGCTCTGTACAACTCTGGGTAGCACTGAAGAGCTACTAAGCAATAGTTATAATAAAATGTCTCTCAAATCACTCAGTAGCAGCTTTGGGTCCTCATTTGAAAAAGTGTCTTTGAACAGCACTGGGTCTGCCCTCAGCTGTAGTGGCAACAAAGATGGCAGTGTTCCGGATAAGRTAAACATGGAGTATCTGTGCGATCCAAACTGTCTCACCGAGGTTAGTGAAGATGGGTTGGAAAACGGGTCAGAATCTAAAAGYAAGACCAGGAAAAGAGATATCAGAGCAAGTCTCAGTGCTCAGGCAGGATCCAACTCTTCCACCCGGGTCACTTCCTCATCATCCACCCACACCGGAAGTGATGTTGAGCAGTTTGAAATGATTGACGAACAGAGTCTAATAGAGACTGTGGAGACCGAGGAGGAGTGTCACCGAGGTGGTGCGTCAGTGTCTGTGAGACCTACAGGAGACGGGGTAGTGATGCATCCAGGGTACCAAGACAAGTCGAGGACTTCCTCCTTTAGCTCCATTGGCGACAGCCTCGGCTCCCAGTCATCATGGCAGAAACTATCCCTATCTGACACATCCCGTGAGGCAGCTGCAGTACCGCAAATACGTTCTGCAGCCCCAGCAGCTGTAAATGAACACAGAGGTCCCGCCGCCTCGCAGATAGTTCCAAGCTTCAATGTGGATCAGGAAGCAGAAACGGAGGAAGACACTGGATCCCCTCACCCCTTTGGGCCTAACAGTGCTGCAGCCTATCACAGAAGACCTCCACAACTAGGATCTGAGGGCCTCATCCCGGAGCAGTGTCTCTCTACAGAGATAGACAGCTCCTATGAGATGGTGGAGAAAGAGATAGGACACATAGCCAACAACACTGAACCCTGTGCTGRAGAGAAGCAGATTCCCTCTCACCCAAACTCCTCATGCTATACCTGTCTGAAGCACGGCATCATGGGTGGTCTAGTGCCTGAGAACCAGTACGTTTTGACAGAGGAGGACTACATCGCCCTCCTGGCTGGGATGTGTCATGGCTGTATGTTAA
Encoded proteins:
- the alpk1 gene encoding alpha-protein kinase 1 isoform X2, with the translated sequence MDSQEVGAMLEECHRAVSAAGLVVVEPTEEAKLNFQRYRESLSVELSMLLQEAVAMRWPFVPEKWQYKQSVTSQDKVNLKDFISLHLPQLLALLKASILAREPQWAASVVFLMDRFLYWTDESSRLLKITKLLHRHYPGTPIAPQLIIRQARVYLNDGKLQKAEYILSSLINTSGATGCWIYQSDSDRTLIQAVSVQVRGQVLQKLGLWLEAAELIWTSLVGYYALPQPDKKGIGTSLGILANILVSMSDGDFHAFKTNPGIDLCFLENDAHRLLSAAEAAKMAVVYSQYASLYVLTNVVTQGTCLLSYSFSVECPPPDKHSFLLQAKEAFEIGLLTKTGXDMVTSKQELHTFLKAAYSLTVSHKWLGTPQKTVDQARLVCREALEKFYAYCHADSQQRDALCTGVMSLITQVKLLLRVNPFLNSDKGSFIPDSYRDVVEERAVRFTLDGFSQVMGRFRQYHTSVCEASEASCRRKHEGHQAGLCITALGTTATAPNTECATENHKPQKATHKEELHRDKAPNASCLAPRLPQEQELCTTLGSTEELLSNSYNKMSLKSLSSSFGSSFEKVSLNSTGSALSCSGNKDGSVPDKXNMEYLCDPNCLTEVSEDGLENGSESKSKTRKRDIRASLSAQAGSNSSTRVTSSSSTHTGSDVEQFEMIDEQSLIETVETEEECHRGGASVSVRPTGDGVVMHPGYQDKSRTSSFSSIGDSLGSQSSWQKLSLSDTSREAAAVPQIRSAAPAAVNEHRGPAASQIVPSFNVDQEAETEEDTGSPHPFGPNSAAAYHRRPPQLGSEGLIPEQCLSTEIDSSYEMVEKEIGHIANNTEPCAXEKQIPSHPNSSCYTCLKHGIMGGLVPENQYVLTEEDYIALLAGMCHGCMLKRLQSDMKFKLGKQKSAYSALLLKYSRASGLWTSRETYVYIGEPIGKQGQQRIALWVQFLHQEERLSSYVGKEYLEPKGIQFHLSDVERQMTAQYYVTEFNKRLYKEKVTAQIFFIPSEVLLILEGDEVVDCVTVEPYMLGDFVKLTNNTTKVDKRFKASEYGIAFGHFTYQFSGCQEVVVDLQGARVYVRACACAVCVCLSMSQGG
- the alpk1 gene encoding alpha-protein kinase 1 isoform X1, whose translation is MDSQEVGAMLEECHRAVSAAGLVVVEPTEEAKLNFQRYRESLSVELSMLLQEAVAMRWPFVPEKWQYKQSVTSQDKVNLKDFISLHLPQLLALLKASILAREPQWAASVVFLMDRFLYWTDESSRLLKITKLLHRHYPGTPIAPQLIIRQARVYLNDGKLQKAEYILSSLINTSGATGCWIYQSDSDRTLIQAVSVQVRGQVLQKLGLWLEAAELIWTSLVGYYALPQPDKKGIGTSLGILANILVSMSDGDFHAFKTNPGIDLCFLENDAHRLLSAAEAAKMAVVYSQYASLYVLTNVVTQGTCLLSYSFSVECPPPDKHSFLLQAKEAFEIGLLTKTGXDMVTSKQELHTFLKAAYSLTVSHKWLGTPQKTVDQARLVCREALEKFYAYCHADSQQRDALCTGVMSLITQVKLLLRVNPFLNSDKGSFIPDSYRDVVEERAVRFTLDGFSQVMGRFRQYHTSVCEASEASCRRKHEGHQAGLCITALGTTATAPNTECATENHKPQKATHKEELHRDKAPNASCLAPRLPQEQELCTTLGSTEELLSNSYNKMSLKSLSSSFGSSFEKVSLNSTGSALSCSGNKDGSVPDKXNMEYLCDPNCLTEVSEDGLENGSESKSKTRKRDIRASLSAQAGSNSSTRVTSSSSTHTGSDVEQFEMIDEQSLIETVETEEECHRGGASVSVRPTGDGVVMHPGYQDKSRTSSFSSIGDSLGSQSSWQKLSLSDTSREAAAVPQIRSAAPAAVNEHRGPAASQIVPSFNVDQEAETEEDTGSPHPFGPNSAAAYHRRPPQLGSEGLIPEQCLSTEIDSSYEMVEKEIGHIANNTEPCAXEKQIPSHPNSSCYTCLKHGIMGGLVPENQYVLTEEDYIALLAGMCHGCMLKRLQSDMKFKLGKQKSAYSALLLKYSRASGLWTSRETYVYIGEPIGKQGQQRIALWVQFLHQEERLSSYVGKEYLEPKGIQFHLSDVERQMTAQYYVTEFNKRLYKEKVTAQIFFIPSEVLLILEGDEVVDCVTVEPYMLGDFVKLTNNTTKVDKRFKASEYGIAFGHFTYQFSGCQEVVVDLQGWVTANGKGLTYLTDPQIHSLRTPKGATNFAERGVSYFLKDQHGPECNSICDLLSLGKLQ